A window of the Haloarcula rubripromontorii genome harbors these coding sequences:
- a CDS encoding DUF309 domain-containing protein has product MRDHLRAGIAVYNEGRYHAAHDAWEEYWLDLGSGDDERFLHGLIQFTAVVHHASEENWSGAQGLAESAAKYLDGLPDPYHGVALDEVRSFLAATAADPHHAATDPPTLTHDGETVDYDGLDFDATAIAAEVLAEAGRYDEAVINAAVGRARSELDGDGGSQFTGMLFSFVRGRDQRPVVYQRLRDHVELEQQKDDDVRGLFDGSG; this is encoded by the coding sequence GTGCGCGACCATCTCCGTGCCGGCATCGCAGTGTACAACGAAGGGCGCTACCACGCCGCACACGATGCGTGGGAGGAGTACTGGCTGGACCTCGGTTCGGGCGACGACGAACGATTCCTGCACGGCCTCATCCAGTTCACCGCGGTCGTCCACCATGCCAGCGAGGAGAATTGGTCGGGGGCGCAAGGCTTGGCCGAGAGCGCAGCGAAGTACCTCGACGGCTTGCCCGACCCGTATCACGGCGTGGCACTAGACGAGGTTCGGTCGTTCCTCGCGGCGACGGCGGCTGACCCCCACCACGCGGCGACGGACCCGCCGACGCTAACACACGACGGCGAAACCGTTGACTACGACGGGCTGGATTTCGACGCCACGGCCATCGCCGCCGAGGTACTGGCGGAGGCTGGCCGGTACGACGAGGCAGTCATCAACGCCGCTGTCGGCAGGGCGCGGAGCGAACTCGACGGCGACGGCGGCTCGCAGTTTACCGGGATGCTGTTCTCGTTCGTGCGCGGGCGCGACCAGCGGCCCGTCGTCTACCAGCGGCTCCGGGACCACGTCGAACTAGAACAGCAGAAAGACGACGACGTACGTGGGCTGTTCGACGGCTCGGGATAG
- a CDS encoding DEAD/DEAH box helicase family protein translates to MDRTPEQEAEEKIESELEEQGWERIDSDSNRTGYSKHIQLPDGREADYILYHSGKPVAIVEAKKSTINPENKRDQARAYAKNLDESNTYHNTYSVPFTYTTNGEKTVFEDLRKNAPQFREIYKFHTPQDLESLIDTQYLEVMEELEHTKSEDIDKGLWNNQSEGFDRGVELVTEGKNKILYTMATGSGKTRLAIALSYAFLETGLADRILFAVDTDQLRTETRKGYKNYEPVGSEPFSKNYLAGNLDEDEEHKQNVVVTTTQKLSRRLHEGEHNFSVGEFDVLIADEAHRGVFNKDGHGIALDYFDALEIGLTATPHEKTLERYNHNEAYSYDYNDALNHHHVVPFKSYSVDTQIMTEKGFRHNGEWYSPKQIGEDIIIRDSQEKVAEKLLENTKVKDELTLFFAQNTTHARVIVDDLREIYGDLFDNPYEEIKRVTGDDFQPHVTLSEFKQPYRPPHIIVTVDMVTTGVDIRPLNNIVLMRPVKSKVLFNQMMGRGTRTHETKDHFKIFDCVKAFAFHDGIPPFATKDVEYNITESGETPITEPEDEPEIVDEPDVDEVIRNCRVYPSKNNEWVERDEFAREIQSVIRNNDEVISKGVENCTSIKEADTEIESILIDEWKHYQKETILDAFDDLDTLYLLCVRTVEGYEELRSKARCAKEKTISEHNLTGEQIKLVQDVSDRAVTERGGISQNNFYQPPLSYEWGVDAAERLIENLDDVLNTFNRNFLYIETE, encoded by the coding sequence ATGGATAGGACACCAGAACAAGAAGCGGAAGAAAAAATCGAATCTGAACTTGAGGAGCAGGGCTGGGAGAGGATTGATTCAGATTCGAATCGGACTGGTTACAGTAAGCATATACAACTTCCAGACGGCCGAGAAGCAGATTATATACTATATCATTCAGGCAAGCCCGTGGCAATTGTTGAAGCAAAAAAATCAACAATAAATCCAGAAAATAAGAGAGACCAAGCGAGGGCATATGCTAAAAATCTTGATGAATCAAATACATACCACAATACGTACTCTGTCCCATTTACATACACGACAAACGGAGAAAAAACAGTATTTGAAGACCTTCGGAAAAATGCACCTCAATTTAGGGAGATATATAAATTCCACACGCCTCAGGATTTAGAGAGTCTGATTGATACACAGTACCTCGAAGTGATGGAGGAGCTTGAACATACGAAGAGTGAAGATATTGATAAAGGTCTGTGGAACAACCAGTCTGAAGGATTTGATAGAGGGGTTGAATTAGTTACTGAGGGGAAAAACAAAATACTCTACACGATGGCAACAGGTTCTGGGAAAACTAGACTGGCAATAGCCCTTTCGTACGCATTTCTTGAAACAGGTCTTGCCGACAGAATACTATTCGCTGTCGATACAGACCAACTGAGGACGGAGACAAGAAAAGGCTACAAAAACTATGAGCCAGTAGGGTCAGAGCCGTTCTCAAAAAATTATTTGGCAGGAAACTTAGACGAAGACGAGGAACACAAGCAGAATGTAGTCGTAACAACAACTCAGAAACTCAGCCGGAGGCTCCACGAGGGCGAGCACAATTTTTCTGTTGGTGAATTTGATGTTTTGATTGCAGACGAAGCACATAGAGGAGTATTCAATAAGGATGGTCACGGAATAGCACTAGATTATTTCGACGCTCTGGAAATAGGTCTGACAGCAACGCCGCACGAAAAGACACTGGAACGATACAATCACAACGAGGCATATAGCTATGATTACAATGATGCACTAAATCACCACCACGTTGTCCCATTCAAAAGCTACTCTGTTGATACGCAGATTATGACAGAGAAGGGATTCAGACACAACGGCGAGTGGTACTCGCCAAAGCAGATTGGAGAAGATATAATAATCAGAGATTCTCAAGAAAAGGTTGCTGAAAAATTACTTGAAAATACGAAAGTAAAAGACGAACTGACGCTGTTCTTTGCACAAAACACGACTCACGCACGCGTTATTGTTGACGATTTGAGAGAGATATACGGAGACCTGTTTGATAACCCGTATGAGGAAATTAAGAGAGTGACTGGAGATGACTTCCAACCACACGTTACTTTATCAGAATTTAAACAACCATATAGACCACCACACATCATAGTGACAGTTGATATGGTTACTACTGGAGTAGATATTCGACCACTCAACAACATAGTACTGATGAGGCCTGTAAAATCAAAAGTTTTATTCAATCAGATGATGGGTCGCGGAACAAGAACACACGAAACAAAAGACCATTTCAAAATATTCGATTGTGTAAAAGCGTTCGCGTTCCACGATGGTATCCCCCCATTCGCCACAAAAGACGTTGAATACAATATTACTGAAAGCGGGGAGACTCCGATTACAGAACCAGAAGATGAGCCCGAAATTGTTGATGAACCAGACGTTGATGAGGTTATTAGAAACTGTAGAGTATATCCGTCGAAGAATAATGAGTGGGTCGAAAGAGATGAGTTTGCCCGAGAAATACAGTCAGTAATCAGAAATAACGACGAAGTTATCTCTAAAGGCGTTGAAAATTGCACCTCAATAAAAGAGGCTGATACAGAGATTGAATCCATTCTTATTGATGAATGGAAACACTATCAAAAAGAAACTATACTTGACGCATTTGATGACTTAGATACACTATATTTGCTCTGTGTCAGAACAGTTGAAGGATACGAAGAATTGCGGAGTAAAGCTAGATGCGCTAAGGAAAAAACGATTAGTGAGCACAATCTGACAGGAGAGCAAATAAAATTGGTACAAGATGTCTCCGACAGAGCTGTAACGGAGCGAGGTGGTATATCTCAAAACAACTTCTATCAACCACCCCTATCCTACGAGTGGGGTGTAGACGCTGCTGAAAGACTTATTGAGAACTTAGACGATGTTCTCAATACATTCAACCGGAATTTTCTGTATATTGAGACCGAATAG
- a CDS encoding class I SAM-dependent DNA methyltransferase, with amino-acid sequence MDEEKLWNALGPLQNSKLHISDYIEEVSRILFLKAVSESNRVTFDKTPEGVGGAVHLEEGYRWGDIVGAESSQKKLEKYKGAIERLSDDGELAKDFFEGYSTKFDKASTFKKLTENLEEMHLDQHNDDFGDAYEFLLEKYADKAEGAGEYFTPREIIRAMVEFSEPQVDESLLDPASGTGGFLIHTYNYLADKTDNFKDVEEVPVEGHFRAQEIVTSTHELGGMNMLLHGMDASAVDRKDRDGNLSRDSLEMFRRDRYEETYDYIIANPPYGGDNEVEPIDPKCTSTIEINFLVLIMRLLSKNGRASVVIPDGILFNQSFSSVREELLNYFDIDCILALPEGAFTPYAGVTANVIFFERNNEGTDEFWYYDARSDFDEVTKEENPLDYNKHLREFVEYKDQRENHDKYFKVDADKVDEGNYELHLKKYKEFKYEGHRPPAEIAQDIKGELDTIRTELDQMIGETSD; translated from the coding sequence ATGGATGAAGAAAAGCTATGGAATGCGTTGGGCCCGCTTCAGAACAGCAAGCTACATATATCTGATTACATTGAGGAGGTATCAAGAATATTGTTCTTGAAGGCAGTATCAGAGAGTAATCGGGTTACTTTCGACAAAACACCAGAAGGAGTTGGCGGAGCTGTTCATCTTGAAGAAGGGTACAGATGGGGAGATATAGTTGGAGCAGAGAGCTCACAAAAAAAGCTGGAGAAGTACAAAGGTGCGATTGAGAGACTATCTGATGACGGCGAACTAGCAAAGGATTTCTTTGAGGGATATTCAACGAAGTTTGACAAGGCATCTACTTTCAAAAAATTGACAGAGAATCTTGAGGAAATGCACCTTGACCAACATAATGACGACTTTGGGGATGCATATGAATTTCTGCTTGAAAAATATGCTGACAAAGCTGAAGGGGCTGGCGAGTACTTTACACCAAGAGAAATCATTCGGGCTATGGTAGAGTTTTCAGAGCCTCAAGTTGATGAAAGCCTCCTTGACCCTGCATCAGGTACAGGAGGATTCCTTATTCACACATATAATTATCTCGCCGATAAGACAGATAATTTCAAAGACGTGGAGGAAGTGCCTGTGGAAGGCCATTTTAGAGCGCAGGAGATAGTCACCAGCACTCACGAACTTGGTGGAATGAATATGCTTCTTCACGGAATGGACGCTAGTGCTGTCGACAGGAAAGACAGAGACGGAAACCTGAGCAGAGATTCACTAGAGATGTTCAGACGTGATAGATATGAAGAAACGTATGACTACATTATTGCAAATCCACCATACGGTGGTGATAATGAAGTTGAACCTATTGACCCGAAGTGTACCTCGACTATTGAAATTAATTTCTTAGTGCTTATAATGAGATTACTAAGCAAGAATGGGAGAGCAAGTGTTGTCATACCGGATGGTATCCTATTCAATCAGTCCTTTTCATCGGTCAGAGAAGAACTTCTAAACTACTTCGACATAGACTGCATATTGGCACTACCCGAGGGTGCATTTACGCCGTACGCGGGTGTGACGGCGAATGTGATATTCTTTGAGCGGAATAACGAGGGTACAGATGAGTTCTGGTACTATGATGCTCGTTCAGATTTTGATGAAGTTACCAAAGAGGAGAATCCGCTTGACTATAACAAGCATCTCAGGGAGTTTGTTGAGTATAAAGACCAGAGAGAAAACCACGACAAGTATTTTAAAGTAGATGCCGACAAGGTGGATGAGGGTAACTATGAGTTGCATCTAAAGAAGTACAAGGAATTCAAATATGAAGGGCATCGGCCACCGGCCGAGATAGCACAGGATATCAAAGGCGAACTGGACACGATAAGAACAGAACTCGACCAAATGATTGGTGAGACAAGTGATTGA
- a CDS encoding restriction endonuclease subunit S, with product MIEKDELPTNWNLKTLGEIAEFQNGNDFSKSQWEEEGKPIIRIQNLTGTGDSYNYFSGEVDNRYKVEKGDILFAWSGTIDAFRWYGEDAWLNQHIYKVTQSQDVTEDYLYNLLKHSARILERKKVGSGLQHIRKSHVEELDVPVPPLDEQERIVEAVEERLERVERLEKSVENVGRLADEYQDSFTISLFAGLDNLRDNVDIQNLSDSIPDEWEMKNFGEVIQSSLYGCNPETGEDIDGVPYLRISDIREDGGLKYSELPEKAKFEDDSGAEKYSLNNGDIVIARTGGRLCGKSYVYEPRHGDMVYASYLIRFKLNTNKVAKEYIKAYLQSPIYWRQVWSGKKPSTSTRQNINAGEIKSFKIPVPPIEKQQDIVNSLRETDYSSIQRASDDLSHLFNEYRESVLASAFGGKIDY from the coding sequence GTGATTGAAAAAGATGAGCTTCCAACGAACTGGAATCTAAAGACTCTCGGTGAAATAGCGGAATTTCAGAATGGGAATGACTTTAGCAAAAGCCAGTGGGAGGAAGAAGGTAAACCAATTATTAGGATTCAGAACTTGACAGGAACCGGTGATTCTTACAACTACTTCTCCGGTGAAGTTGACAACAGATACAAAGTTGAGAAAGGTGACATTTTATTTGCTTGGTCTGGAACTATAGACGCATTCAGGTGGTATGGTGAAGATGCCTGGCTAAACCAACATATATACAAAGTTACACAAAGCCAAGATGTGACAGAGGATTATCTGTACAATCTTCTCAAGCATTCTGCGAGAATACTGGAGCGAAAGAAAGTTGGCTCGGGGTTGCAACACATAAGAAAATCACACGTTGAAGAGTTAGATGTGCCTGTTCCACCATTGGATGAACAGGAGCGTATTGTGGAAGCAGTGGAGGAGCGGTTGGAACGTGTGGAACGGCTAGAAAAAAGCGTCGAGAACGTCGGCAGACTCGCAGATGAATACCAAGATAGTTTCACAATATCTCTATTTGCTGGATTAGACAATCTTAGAGATAATGTAGACATCCAGAATCTCAGTGATTCAATACCTGATGAATGGGAAATGAAAAATTTTGGCGAGGTAATCCAGTCATCCCTATACGGTTGCAATCCAGAAACAGGTGAAGACATAGACGGGGTTCCATATCTTAGAATATCGGATATTAGAGAAGATGGCGGTCTGAAATATAGCGAATTACCAGAAAAAGCAAAATTTGAGGATGACTCTGGTGCAGAAAAATATAGTCTTAATAATGGAGATATTGTTATAGCAAGAACTGGAGGTCGTCTCTGTGGAAAGTCATACGTGTACGAACCTCGGCACGGTGATATGGTATATGCTTCATATCTAATAAGATTTAAATTAAATACGAATAAAGTCGCTAAAGAGTATATCAAAGCATATCTCCAATCTCCAATTTATTGGAGACAAGTCTGGTCGGGGAAGAAGCCATCTACCTCAACCCGACAAAATATAAATGCAGGAGAAATTAAGTCTTTCAAGATTCCCGTTCCACCCATAGAAAAACAGCAGGATATTGTGAATTCTTTAAGAGAAACTGACTACTCTAGTATTCAGCGCGCGAGTGATGACCTATCACATTTATTTAATGAGTATCGAGAATCTGTCCTCGCAAGTGCTTTTGGAGGAAAAATAGATTATTAA
- a CDS encoding TATA-box-binding protein, translating into MAEFEIANVVGMVAYQQEFDLSALAETFEQRPEINSVTYEPAENHWLQTRFAPDDTYVPFYRNGKCSIAGATSPEHFEKIVRQVNTLMRELLEFDYEPTAEIKNIVATAELDSLPSLEAIAIGLGLEQTEYEPEQFPALIYRGEDAVILIFASGKIVCTGLTDLDLISSAIDEITDQIETLAVS; encoded by the coding sequence GTGGCAGAGTTCGAGATTGCGAACGTCGTAGGGATGGTGGCCTACCAGCAGGAATTCGACCTGTCAGCGTTAGCTGAGACGTTCGAACAGCGTCCCGAAATTAACTCTGTAACCTACGAGCCAGCCGAAAACCACTGGCTACAGACACGATTTGCCCCCGATGACACCTACGTGCCGTTCTATCGGAATGGCAAATGCTCAATTGCCGGAGCGACATCGCCAGAACATTTCGAGAAGATAGTGAGGCAGGTGAACACGTTGATGCGGGAACTACTGGAGTTTGATTACGAACCTACCGCTGAAATCAAGAACATTGTCGCAACTGCCGAGTTGGACTCACTTCCCTCGTTGGAAGCTATCGCTATCGGATTGGGACTGGAGCAAACCGAGTACGAACCCGAGCAGTTCCCCGCACTCATCTACCGTGGTGAAGATGCTGTCATCTTGATTTTCGCCAGCGGGAAGATTGTCTGTACTGGACTTACTGACCTTGACCTGATTTCGTCGGCAATTGATGAAATCACCGACCAAATAGAGACACTCGCAGTTTCGTAA